Proteins encoded together in one Amblyomma americanum isolate KBUSLIRL-KWMA chromosome 1, ASM5285725v1, whole genome shotgun sequence window:
- the LOC144131905 gene encoding protein Skeletor, isoforms B/C-like produces the protein MAPILPPPAGGRTGFGGRDIWKSFNITSFRAQVGPTGGSRGYERVTGQSGWGISWWINEELIPVLHVERGKTYTFVVEGGVDASNSARYHPFYTTDNSKGGGSKEDPAVLSKKGHRLLAGVVLDARNKVDVSKGTGRYCEWTHKTVDKSDESSTWEDFKQTLNLQCDVGQPANFTWTPDKDTPDVVYYQCFTHYYLGWKIMVTDPDQPERGRGKDRMESGRGEDRMESGAGLTTALLPLLLLGVIVSKAA, from the exons ATGGCGCCCATCCTGCCGCCACCCGCAGGGGGTAGGACTGGGTTTGGCGGCCGAGACATTTGGAAGAGCTTCAACATCACCTCCTTCCGTGCCCAGGTTGGCCCCACGGGTGGCAGTCGAGGCTATGAGAGGGTCACCG GCCAGTCGGGCTGGGGCATTTCGTGGTGGATCAACGAGGAGCTCATCCCCGTGCTGCACGTGGAGCGGGGCAAGACGTACACGTTCGTGGTGGAGGGCGGCGTGGACGCGAGCAACTCGGCGCGCTACCACCCCTTCTACACCACCGACAACAGCAAGGGCGGGGGATCCAAGGAGGACCCCGCTGTGCTCAGCAAGAAG gGCCATCGGCTGCTCGCCGGAGTTGTGCTCGACGCTCGCAACAAGGTTGACGTCTCCAAAG GAACCGGCCGCTACTGCGAATGGACGCACAAGACGGTGGATAAGAGCGATGAATCCAGTACCTGGGAGGATTTCAAGCAGACGTTGAACCTGCAGTGCGACGTCGGCCAACCGGCAAATTTCACCTGGACCCCCGACAAGGACACGCCAGATGTTGTCTACTACCAG TGTTTCACGCACTACTACCTCGGCTGGAAGATCATGGTGACTGACCCGGACCAGCCGGAACGCGGCCGGGGCAAAGACCGCATGGAGAGCGGCCGGGGCGAGGACCGCATGGAGAGCGGCGCCGGCCTCACGAcggcactgctgccgctgcttctgctcGGGGTCATCGTCTCAAAGGCGGCCTGA